Proteins encoded within one genomic window of Bacillus sp. F19:
- a CDS encoding glycosyltransferase: protein MDIYSLLLFSLCIIFPVIHLIHSLPCFKRQTEKLKSPAKEDKGISILIPCYNEQGIIATSIFSMKSLSYSAYDVIYINDGSTDDTMLLMNKFLQLKPSSKQPLRKIAHQKILGFYQSELYPNIYVIDKVNGGKADSLNAGIEFAQKELVITLDADTILTDKALPVVNDAFEDENVVAAGGMVHVLQTKTAEPLKSLSLLRANLLVSVQALDFLKAFYITKMSLARFHALAIISGAFGIFKKQVLIEVGGFRTTIGEDIDITLRIHRHISNHKKKKIIFIPEAVCYTELPENWKDLFKQRIRWQKAFIDCVIHFRGFLGKTLFKKPVSFFYLIESFLAGTIAAYVMTGLIVVNGMIHPPSSYLDYFLFFSIYIVIFGLIYDLAAVRMSRHYGISFKKREIPKLLAAILFDVLIYRLATMIFIMYGSIAYFFNQNWNKVERTGRDYQTDSETAA, encoded by the coding sequence TTGGATATTTACAGTTTATTGCTCTTTTCTTTATGTATCATATTTCCAGTGATACATCTGATTCATAGTTTGCCTTGTTTCAAAAGGCAGACTGAGAAGTTAAAGTCTCCTGCAAAAGAGGATAAGGGCATCAGCATTTTAATTCCCTGCTACAATGAACAGGGAATTATCGCCACTTCTATTTTTAGTATGAAATCTCTGTCCTACTCAGCGTATGATGTCATTTACATTAATGATGGGTCTACTGATGACACTATGCTTCTGATGAACAAATTCCTGCAGCTGAAGCCAAGCTCTAAGCAGCCGCTTAGAAAAATAGCCCACCAAAAGATTCTGGGATTCTATCAATCTGAGCTTTACCCGAATATTTATGTAATTGATAAAGTGAATGGGGGGAAGGCAGACTCTTTAAACGCCGGAATTGAGTTTGCACAAAAAGAGCTGGTGATTACTCTTGATGCAGACACGATTTTGACAGATAAGGCGCTTCCTGTGGTGAATGATGCTTTTGAGGATGAGAACGTTGTTGCTGCAGGGGGAATGGTTCATGTGCTTCAGACGAAAACTGCTGAACCGTTGAAATCTTTATCTCTGCTTCGTGCAAATCTCCTTGTCAGCGTGCAAGCGCTCGACTTTCTTAAAGCCTTTTATATTACCAAAATGTCGCTTGCCCGCTTCCATGCTTTAGCGATCATTTCAGGTGCTTTTGGCATATTTAAAAAGCAAGTGCTGATCGAAGTCGGAGGATTTAGAACGACGATAGGAGAGGATATTGATATTACCTTGCGTATCCATAGACATATTTCCAATCATAAAAAGAAGAAAATTATCTTCATACCTGAAGCGGTCTGCTATACGGAGCTTCCGGAAAATTGGAAGGATTTATTTAAGCAGCGGATCCGCTGGCAAAAAGCCTTTATCGATTGCGTCATTCATTTCAGGGGATTTCTGGGAAAAACCCTGTTTAAGAAACCTGTTTCTTTCTTTTATTTGATCGAATCCTTCCTGGCGGGAACGATTGCAGCTTATGTAATGACTGGATTAATTGTTGTAAACGGAATGATTCATCCCCCATCTTCCTATTTGGACTACTTTTTGTTTTTTTCCATTTACATTGTGATATTCGGTTTGATATATGATCTAGCTGCTGTTCGAATGAGCAGACATTATGGCATTTCTTTTAAAAAGAGAGAAATTCCGAAATTGCTGGCGGCGATTCTTTTTGACGTACTGATCTACCGACTCGCCACGATGATATTCATTATGTACGGCAGCATTGCCTATTTCTTCAATCAGAATTGGAATAAGGTTGAGAGAACAGGCAGGGATTATCAGACTGATTCAGAAACAGCAGCTTAA
- a CDS encoding immune inhibitor A, translating into MAASLFAPAAFAKEPVPTDVQTALSAPIDLNIINEDRLANALKKQGLIPQKASDKEVAAAVKKYIEEKQGEKPTVNLHEDDQEAKVDMDMKSKDFLTKQKEQLTKELSKGHEKLDKSKKDDFVNVKPAKQSEYNGTVREDKVLILLVEFEDFKHNNIVKEDGYMYSNDFSKEHYEKMLFGDKPFQLLDGKKVPTFKQYYEEQSGGSYTVDGTVSEWLTVAGKAADYGDDNAAGGHDNLAPLGPRDLVKDTLDAAAASGMDLAEYDKFDLYDLDGDSNQNEPDGLVDHLMIVHAGTGQEAGGGKLGNNAIWSHRWTLDGVYKVEGTKAEVPYWGGQMAAFDYTIQPEDGAVGVFAHEFGHDLGLPDEYDTQYSGNGEPVASWSIMSGGSWNGQTAGTEPTSFSPQNKEYFQTVMGGNWANIQEIDYKDVTAEGTATFLDQSVTKSNNPGIVKVNLPEKQVKSTIQPEFGEKYYHSTKGDNVHTVMETPEFDLTGKTSATFTYKTNYNIEYGCACDSLTVKAETADGTKVLEILGGDVTDGDATKGTTKGKWIDKSYDLSEFAGKKVKLVFDYLTDGGLAPEGFALDNAVLTADGEQVFSDDAEGTSKFTLDGFKAFDGTYLAKHHYYLEWRNYSGSDNALAFSRGPKYNTGMVVWYADDSYTDNWVGKHPGEGFLGVVDSHPQPLYGLLDGKLTTTQSTRYQIADAAFSYDKSASWYVNSPTRGEYSYNGLKGVTFFDDSRSYMNEVIPDAGRKVPNYGLKFQVVGEAKDNSAGAVWIRK; encoded by the coding sequence CAGCATTGTCTGCACCAATTGATCTGAACATTATCAATGAAGACCGCCTGGCAAATGCATTAAAAAAACAAGGACTCATTCCGCAAAAAGCAAGTGACAAGGAAGTCGCTGCAGCCGTGAAAAAATATATTGAGGAAAAGCAAGGCGAAAAACCGACAGTAAATCTCCATGAAGATGATCAAGAGGCAAAAGTGGACATGGATATGAAATCAAAGGATTTCTTAACAAAGCAGAAAGAACAGCTGACAAAGGAATTAAGTAAAGGTCATGAAAAGCTGGATAAAAGCAAAAAAGACGACTTTGTAAATGTAAAGCCGGCAAAGCAGTCTGAATACAATGGGACTGTAAGAGAAGACAAAGTCCTAATTTTGCTTGTCGAGTTTGAAGATTTCAAACATAACAATATTGTCAAAGAAGATGGCTACATGTATTCGAATGATTTCAGCAAAGAACATTATGAAAAAATGCTTTTCGGAGACAAGCCGTTTCAGCTTTTAGACGGTAAAAAAGTACCTACATTCAAGCAATATTATGAAGAGCAATCAGGCGGAAGCTATACAGTTGACGGCACAGTCTCTGAATGGCTGACTGTTGCGGGCAAAGCCGCTGATTATGGAGATGACAATGCGGCTGGAGGCCATGACAACCTGGCACCGCTTGGACCTCGCGACCTTGTAAAAGATACACTGGATGCGGCAGCTGCATCTGGAATGGACCTCGCTGAATATGACAAGTTCGATTTATATGATTTAGATGGAGACAGCAATCAAAATGAGCCGGACGGACTTGTTGACCATCTTATGATTGTACATGCAGGAACTGGACAAGAAGCCGGCGGCGGTAAATTGGGCAATAATGCAATCTGGTCTCACCGCTGGACATTGGACGGGGTATACAAAGTTGAAGGTACAAAAGCAGAAGTACCTTATTGGGGTGGACAAATGGCTGCATTTGACTACACGATCCAGCCAGAAGATGGTGCAGTCGGTGTATTCGCACATGAATTCGGTCACGATTTAGGTCTTCCTGACGAATATGACACGCAGTACAGCGGTAACGGCGAGCCTGTTGCTTCATGGTCAATCATGAGCGGAGGAAGCTGGAATGGACAAACGGCAGGGACAGAACCGACAAGCTTCTCCCCGCAAAACAAAGAATACTTCCAGACAGTTATGGGCGGAAACTGGGCGAACATCCAGGAAATTGACTACAAAGATGTGACAGCTGAAGGAACAGCAACTTTCCTCGACCAAAGTGTCACAAAATCAAACAATCCAGGAATCGTTAAAGTAAACCTTCCTGAGAAACAAGTGAAAAGTACAATTCAGCCTGAATTTGGGGAAAAATACTATCACAGTACAAAGGGCGATAACGTTCACACTGTGATGGAAACACCTGAATTTGATTTAACAGGAAAAACAAGCGCTACATTCACTTACAAAACAAACTATAACATTGAATACGGCTGCGCATGCGACTCATTAACCGTAAAAGCAGAGACAGCAGATGGCACCAAAGTTCTTGAAATCTTAGGCGGCGATGTAACAGATGGCGACGCTACTAAAGGAACAACAAAAGGAAAATGGATTGACAAATCCTATGACCTTAGTGAATTTGCCGGCAAAAAAGTAAAGTTAGTATTTGATTACTTAACAGACGGCGGCCTTGCACCTGAAGGGTTTGCTTTAGACAACGCAGTCCTTACAGCTGATGGCGAGCAAGTTTTCAGCGACGATGCAGAAGGAACGTCTAAATTTACATTAGATGGCTTCAAAGCATTCGACGGAACATACCTTGCAAAGCACCATTACTACCTTGAGTGGAGAAACTACTCAGGATCTGACAATGCATTAGCGTTCTCCCGCGGACCTAAATACAATACTGGCATGGTTGTCTGGTATGCAGATGACAGCTACACAGACAACTGGGTTGGCAAGCATCCTGGTGAAGGATTCCTTGGAGTCGTTGACTCTCATCCGCAGCCATTATACGGATTGCTAGACGGAAAACTGACAACAACACAATCAACACGCTACCAAATCGCAGACGCAGCATTCTCATATGACAAATCTGCATCATGGTACGTAAACAGCCCAACACGCGGCGAATACAGCTACAACGGTTTAAAGGGAGTTACATTCTTCGATGACTCAAGATCATACATGAATGAAGTCATTCCAGACGCAGGACGCAAAGTTCCAAACTACGGCTTGAAATTCCAGGTTGTAGGCGAAGCGAAGGATAACTCTGCTGGAGCGGTTTGGATTCGGAAATAA